The following proteins are encoded in a genomic region of Desulfonatronum thiodismutans:
- a CDS encoding PAS domain S-box protein: MSRPMESHDLFSDGPVVLIVWLPAPGWPVEMATPNITELLGYQPSELLAPSFHFRDIIHPYDLFLLENEVRSHLASKARQFERVYRIRSKNGVYRWIRDDNRPVYGPTGSVERIRAWLWDYAPLKQAEAELARQRSRLEEVQRLARLGHWEANLLTGNLWWSETIYEIFGQNPRTFTPSVEAFNQALHPEDVPLVRESEARAMETGRHDVEHRIILPTGEVRWVHELATSAKDEQGRPVRLIGTVQDITERKQAGLALAENSRHTQAILDNVIDGIITIDQKRIVTSLNQAAESIFGYSAEEVLGRNVNMLMPEPYHSEHDGYVATYMKTGATKVIGIGREVVAQRKNGEVFPMELSVSEITRNNGKMFIGVVRDITERKRMERMKNEFVATVSHELRTPLTSIIGPIGLLLGGALGEIPETARRMLEVAHKNSQRLGALINDLLDMEKIAAGKMRFEIRTQEAMPLVEQAIQLSQPQADLRRVILVLGRREEGVLIRVDGQRLLQVLTNFLSNAVKFTPEDGTVRVDVLEHENTVRIQVNDDGAGIPKDFQERIFQKFSQADSSTTRAQGGTGLGLAIAKELAEKMGGRIGFESEEGRGATFYVDLPRMKKGT, translated from the coding sequence GTGTCGCGCCCTATGGAGAGTCACGATCTGTTTTCGGACGGCCCGGTAGTGCTGATCGTCTGGCTCCCCGCCCCTGGGTGGCCCGTGGAGATGGCGACCCCAAACATTACCGAGTTGCTGGGTTATCAGCCTTCGGAACTCCTCGCCCCTTCCTTCCACTTCAGGGATATCATTCATCCCTACGACCTTTTCTTGCTTGAAAATGAAGTCCGGAGCCATCTCGCTTCAAAAGCCCGTCAATTCGAACGAGTGTACCGCATCCGCTCCAAGAATGGGGTCTATCGCTGGATTCGCGACGACAACCGACCGGTATACGGCCCCACCGGATCCGTAGAGCGCATTCGCGCCTGGCTCTGGGACTACGCACCTCTCAAACAGGCCGAGGCCGAACTGGCCCGCCAACGCTCCCGACTAGAGGAGGTTCAGCGTCTAGCTCGCTTGGGCCACTGGGAAGCCAACCTGCTGACCGGAAATCTCTGGTGGTCTGAAACCATTTACGAAATTTTCGGACAAAATCCACGGACATTCACCCCCAGCGTGGAAGCCTTCAATCAAGCCCTCCATCCGGAGGACGTCCCCCTGGTCCGGGAGAGCGAAGCCCGGGCCATGGAAACGGGTCGTCACGACGTCGAACATCGCATCATTCTCCCCACTGGAGAAGTGCGCTGGGTACATGAGCTGGCCACATCGGCAAAGGACGAGCAAGGCCGCCCCGTTCGCCTGATCGGGACGGTCCAGGACATCACCGAACGTAAGCAAGCCGGATTGGCCCTGGCCGAAAACAGCCGTCACACCCAGGCCATTCTGGACAACGTCATCGACGGGATCATCACCATTGATCAAAAACGCATCGTGACTTCTCTCAACCAGGCCGCGGAGAGTATTTTCGGATACTCAGCGGAGGAAGTCCTGGGACGAAACGTGAACATGCTCATGCCCGAACCTTATCACTCGGAGCACGACGGCTATGTGGCCACCTATATGAAGACCGGAGCCACCAAGGTCATCGGCATCGGGCGCGAGGTCGTGGCCCAGCGCAAAAACGGAGAAGTCTTCCCCATGGAGCTTTCCGTTTCCGAGATCACCCGCAACAACGGCAAGATGTTCATCGGCGTGGTCCGGGACATCACCGAGCGCAAGCGCATGGAGCGAATGAAAAACGAATTCGTGGCCACGGTCAGCCATGAGCTGCGAACGCCCCTGACTTCCATCATCGGCCCCATCGGTCTGTTGCTGGGAGGGGCTCTGGGCGAGATCCCGGAAACGGCCCGCCGGATGCTGGAGGTGGCCCATAAAAACAGTCAGCGCCTGGGCGCCCTGATCAATGACCTGCTGGATATGGAGAAAATTGCCGCGGGCAAGATGCGCTTCGAGATACGCACCCAGGAAGCAATGCCCCTGGTGGAGCAGGCCATCCAACTCAGCCAGCCTCAGGCCGATCTGCGCCGGGTGATCTTGGTCCTGGGTCGACGCGAGGAGGGAGTATTGATTCGCGTTGACGGTCAGCGCCTGCTACAAGTCCTGACCAACTTTCTTTCCAATGCCGTCAAGTTCACGCCCGAAGACGGGACTGTCCGGGTGGACGTCCTAGAACATGAGAATACGGTTCGGATTCAGGTCAACGACGATGGGGCAGGAATCCCAAAAGATTTTCAGGAACGAATCTTCCAGAAATTTTCCCAGGCCGATTCCTCAACCACCCGCGCCCAGGGCGGTACAGGTCTGGGGCTGGCAATCGCCAAAGAACTGGCAGAAAAAATGGGCGGGCGGATCGGCTTCGAATCCGAGGAAGGCCGAGGAGCGACGTTTTACGTGGACCTGCCACGAATGAAGAAGGGAACTTGA
- a CDS encoding branched-chain amino acid ABC transporter permease has product MRGKCGLFHTSYASETRFFQTGFQKLSLGVFLALLLCSPFFLSNYQVSMLNMINIAVIGAVALNLLTGCCGQISLGHGAFIGVGAYTTGLCTLAGWPFFAALLFGGLVTAVVGMLFGIPSLRLKGIYLAIATLAAQLILSYVFLHWESVTGGSIGMGLDAPVILGMSLDNDAKMFYLTFGVAAASVLLVANILRTRHGRAFVAIRDFHQSAESVGVNLFAYKLQAFAVSSFLAGIAGGLWAHYTMYITPEQFDIMLSIQYLAMIIIGGLGSVLGSIFGAVFVTLLPEFLGALAQLAGSFFPNISMYFLALREGIFGLILVLFLIFEPEGLAHRWRLIKAYWKLYPFAH; this is encoded by the coding sequence ATGCGCGGTAAATGCGGACTCTTCCACACCTCCTACGCCTCGGAAACCCGGTTCTTCCAGACCGGATTCCAGAAACTGAGCCTGGGCGTTTTCCTGGCTCTGCTGCTCTGCTCCCCGTTTTTCCTGAGCAACTACCAGGTCTCGATGCTGAACATGATCAACATCGCCGTAATCGGGGCCGTGGCCCTGAACCTGCTCACCGGATGCTGCGGCCAGATATCCCTGGGCCACGGGGCGTTCATCGGCGTGGGGGCGTATACCACGGGACTGTGCACCCTGGCCGGGTGGCCGTTTTTCGCGGCCCTGCTCTTCGGCGGGCTGGTCACCGCGGTGGTGGGCATGCTCTTCGGCATCCCATCGTTGCGCCTGAAAGGCATCTACCTGGCCATCGCCACCCTGGCCGCCCAGTTGATCCTGAGCTACGTCTTCCTGCACTGGGAATCGGTCACCGGCGGTTCCATCGGCATGGGGCTGGACGCGCCGGTGATCCTGGGCATGTCCCTGGATAACGACGCCAAGATGTTCTACCTGACCTTCGGCGTGGCCGCGGCCAGCGTCCTGCTGGTGGCCAACATCCTGCGCACTCGCCACGGCCGGGCCTTCGTGGCCATCCGGGACTTTCACCAGTCCGCGGAATCCGTGGGCGTGAACCTTTTTGCTTACAAGCTGCAAGCCTTCGCGGTCAGTTCGTTCCTGGCCGGGATCGCCGGGGGGCTGTGGGCGCACTACACCATGTACATCACCCCGGAACAGTTCGACATCATGCTCTCCATCCAGTACCTGGCCATGATCATCATCGGCGGCCTGGGCAGCGTGCTGGGCAGCATCTTCGGCGCGGTCTTCGTGACCCTGCTGCCGGAATTCCTGGGCGCTCTGGCCCAATTGGCCGGTTCCTTCTTTCCCAACATCAGCATGTATTTCCTGGCCCTGCGCGAAGGCATCTTCGGCCTGATCCTCGTCCTGTTCCTGATCTTCGAGCCCGAAGGCCTGGCCCATCGCTGGCGGCTGATCAAGGCCTACTGGAAGCTGTATCCGTTCGCGCATTAG
- the rfbB gene encoding dTDP-glucose 4,6-dehydratase, which translates to MQRRLNRILVTGGCGFIASNFILALLERRKDMLVVNLDKLTYAGNKMNLLALEQAQDSRYVFVHGDIADQELVPRLLAEHRIQAVLNFAAESHVDRSIHDSSPFITTNIQGTHNLLEASRKAGIELFLQVSTDEVYGTLGPKGLFTEDTPLAPNSPYSASKASADLLVRAYHETYGLPTVITRCSNNYGPFQFPEKLIPLMITLAWEDKPLPVYGDGANIRDWIHVLDHCRGVELAMDQGRSGAVYNFGGDAERTNIQVVTSILDLLGKPHSLIRYVQDRPGHDRRYAMDFSLPARELGFAPSVTFEQGLQETIQWYGDNREWLRRVQDGSYRDFMDAWYGERR; encoded by the coding sequence ATGCAACGTCGCCTCAACCGCATCCTGGTCACCGGAGGATGCGGGTTCATCGCCTCCAACTTCATTCTGGCCCTGCTGGAGCGCAGAAAAGATATGCTCGTCGTCAACCTGGACAAGCTGACCTACGCCGGAAACAAGATGAACCTCCTGGCCCTGGAACAGGCTCAGGACTCTCGGTATGTTTTCGTCCACGGTGACATCGCCGATCAGGAACTGGTTCCCCGCCTGCTGGCCGAACACCGCATCCAGGCCGTGCTCAATTTCGCGGCCGAATCTCATGTGGATCGGTCCATCCACGATTCCTCGCCGTTCATCACCACGAACATTCAGGGAACGCACAATCTGCTGGAGGCCTCCCGCAAAGCGGGAATCGAATTGTTTTTGCAGGTTTCCACGGACGAGGTCTACGGGACTCTCGGCCCGAAGGGCCTGTTCACCGAGGATACGCCCCTGGCCCCAAACAGCCCCTACTCCGCGTCCAAGGCCTCAGCGGATCTGCTGGTCCGGGCCTATCATGAGACCTACGGTCTGCCCACGGTGATCACCCGCTGCTCCAACAACTACGGCCCGTTCCAGTTTCCGGAAAAGCTGATCCCTCTGATGATCACCCTGGCCTGGGAGGACAAGCCCCTGCCGGTCTACGGCGACGGGGCCAACATCCGGGATTGGATTCACGTCCTGGACCATTGCCGCGGCGTGGAGTTGGCCATGGACCAAGGCCGTTCCGGAGCCGTTTACAACTTCGGCGGCGACGCCGAGCGTACCAACATCCAGGTGGTCACCTCCATCCTGGACCTGCTGGGCAAGCCCCACTCCCTGATTCGCTACGTCCAGGACCGGCCCGGTCACGACCGACGCTACGCCATGGACTTCTCCCTTCCCGCCCGAGAGCTGGGATTCGCCCCGTCCGTCACCTTTGAGCAGGGGCTTCAGGAAACCATCCAGTGGTACGGGGACAATCGCGAATGGCTGCGCCGGGTCCAGGACGGCAGCTACCGGGACTTCATGGACGCCTGGTACGGAGAGCGACGATGA
- a CDS encoding ABC transporter ATP-binding protein encodes MDLLKIENLEVVYNDVILVLKGLSLKVRQGRITALLGPNGAGKSTTLKAVSGLIRTEDGEITEGAVIYQDRPIHKTLPEKIVREGIFQVMEGRRVFEDLSVEENLRCGGFTRPASEYPESLKRVYEYFPRLQERRKQLAGYLSGGEQQMLAIGRALMAKPKLLLLDEPSLGLAPLLVEEIFTIVQRVNQEEGVTILLVEQNARAALSIAQHGYILENGRIVMDGSSESLLNNPDVQEFYLGLGHGGEKRSYRDVKHYRRRKRWLG; translated from the coding sequence ATGGATCTGCTGAAAATCGAAAACCTCGAGGTCGTGTACAACGACGTCATTCTGGTGCTCAAGGGCCTTTCCCTGAAGGTCCGGCAGGGCCGGATCACGGCCCTGCTCGGCCCCAACGGAGCGGGCAAGTCCACCACCCTCAAGGCCGTATCCGGATTAATCCGCACCGAGGACGGCGAGATCACCGAGGGCGCGGTCATCTATCAGGACCGGCCCATCCACAAGACCCTGCCCGAAAAGATCGTCCGCGAGGGCATCTTTCAAGTCATGGAGGGCCGGCGCGTCTTCGAGGACTTGAGCGTCGAAGAAAATCTGCGTTGCGGGGGCTTCACCCGTCCGGCCTCGGAGTACCCCGAGTCCTTGAAGCGGGTCTACGAATACTTCCCCCGCCTTCAGGAACGCCGCAAACAGCTTGCAGGCTATCTTTCCGGCGGTGAACAGCAGATGCTGGCCATTGGCCGGGCCTTGATGGCCAAACCGAAACTGCTCTTGCTGGATGAGCCCTCCCTGGGGCTGGCTCCGCTGCTGGTGGAGGAAATCTTCACCATCGTCCAACGTGTCAATCAAGAGGAAGGTGTGACGATCCTCCTGGTGGAGCAAAACGCACGGGCCGCCTTGAGCATCGCCCAACACGGCTACATTCTTGAAAACGGACGTATCGTCATGGATGGTTCTTCGGAGTCCCTGTTGAACAATCCGGATGTTCAGGAATTCTACCTCGGCCTGGGCCATGGCGGAGAAAAACGCAGCTACCGCGACGTCAAGCACTACCGTCGACGCAAGCGCTGGCTGGGTTAG
- a CDS encoding ABC transporter substrate-binding protein — MRRGFFTLAAAMILFTSSPGLAQIKIGVLSDLSGPTSDVGRPYADGVRHCVEHLNKQGGIAGQKIELLQVDYAYNVQQAIAAYNRFKGQGIVALQGWGTADTEALVRFVARDEIPTYSASYSAHLTDPKTAPYNFFIAADYTTQARAALQYFHDNWTEDRPIKLGLLYPNHPYGLAPIPGIKAFAQELGFELVGEDNVGLGDMDATSQLLRMQRLAPDYVWVGGTISSTAVILKDAQKIGMKAKFITNIWGSDEQLLKLAGPAVNGHYGLHTSAVYGADVPGMKVIEELTGGRHQNIHYIRGFASMYTMAEAIRVAAEQGKITGPAIRDASRTLRDFDPLGLTPPISFFEEDHRPNMTVYLYQLFEDRMELVAEQELERRPEWLGH, encoded by the coding sequence ATGAGACGAGGATTTTTCACACTGGCGGCGGCCATGATCCTGTTCACGTCGTCACCGGGACTGGCCCAAATCAAGATCGGCGTACTGTCCGACCTGAGCGGCCCCACTTCCGACGTAGGCCGGCCGTATGCCGACGGAGTTCGACATTGCGTCGAACACCTGAACAAGCAAGGCGGCATAGCCGGGCAGAAGATCGAATTGCTCCAGGTGGACTACGCCTATAACGTGCAGCAGGCCATCGCGGCCTACAACCGCTTCAAGGGCCAAGGCATCGTGGCCCTGCAAGGCTGGGGCACCGCGGACACGGAAGCCCTGGTCCGTTTCGTGGCCCGGGACGAGATCCCGACCTATTCAGCCTCCTATTCCGCGCACCTGACCGACCCGAAAACCGCGCCCTACAATTTCTTCATCGCCGCGGACTACACCACCCAGGCACGGGCCGCCCTGCAGTACTTCCATGACAACTGGACCGAGGACCGCCCCATCAAGCTCGGCCTGCTCTATCCCAACCACCCCTACGGCCTGGCGCCCATCCCGGGCATCAAGGCCTTTGCCCAGGAACTGGGTTTCGAGCTGGTAGGCGAAGACAACGTCGGCCTGGGAGACATGGACGCCACCAGCCAGTTGCTGCGCATGCAGCGCCTGGCCCCGGACTACGTCTGGGTGGGCGGGACCATCTCCTCCACCGCGGTGATCCTCAAGGACGCTCAGAAGATCGGCATGAAAGCCAAGTTCATCACCAACATCTGGGGCAGCGACGAGCAGCTCCTGAAGCTGGCCGGTCCCGCGGTCAACGGCCATTACGGACTGCATACTTCCGCTGTTTACGGCGCTGACGTGCCGGGCATGAAGGTTATCGAGGAACTCACCGGTGGCCGTCATCAGAATATCCACTACATTCGCGGCTTCGCCTCCATGTACACCATGGCCGAAGCCATCCGCGTGGCCGCGGAGCAGGGCAAAATCACCGGACCGGCCATCCGGGACGCGTCCCGCACCCTGCGCGACTTCGACCCACTGGGGCTGACCCCGCCGATCAGCTTTTTCGAGGAAGATCACCGGCCGAACATGACCGTGTACCTCTATCAGCTCTTTGAGGATCGCATGGAGCTGGTGGCCGAACAGGAGCTGGAGCGTCGTCCGGAGTGGCTGGGGCATTAA
- the rfbD gene encoding dTDP-4-dehydrorhamnose reductase, with protein sequence MSEQTDSTAHQTPRTVMVLGGKTGLLGQSLCAALTKTDWTALPVGREDVDLFDTDQLAAFLDRHEPDVICNTVAYTQVDLAEDEPDLAMRVNKLLPVKLGRLAKQRGIQLVHYSTDFVFDGQGCEPYRPDDAVNPLCIYGKTKLAGENALRELALDRLSIVRTAWLFGPGRTNFVSKILTLASQRASLNVVHDQVGSPTYTPDLAEYSVELLKTGENGIFHLVNGGCASWCELAASAVQAMGLQCDVHPITSDQYPQKARRPAYSVLNTESFTALTGVKPRPWLHGLREYVFRHVC encoded by the coding sequence ATGAGCGAGCAAACGGATTCCACCGCGCACCAGACACCGCGAACCGTCATGGTCCTGGGCGGCAAGACCGGCCTTTTGGGTCAATCCCTCTGCGCCGCCCTGACCAAGACCGACTGGACCGCGCTGCCCGTGGGCCGGGAAGACGTAGACCTCTTCGACACGGATCAACTCGCCGCCTTTTTGGACCGCCACGAGCCGGACGTGATCTGCAACACCGTGGCCTACACCCAGGTGGACCTGGCCGAGGACGAGCCGGACCTGGCCATGCGGGTGAACAAACTCCTGCCCGTCAAGCTCGGTCGTTTGGCCAAGCAACGCGGCATCCAGTTGGTACATTACAGCACGGACTTCGTCTTCGACGGCCAGGGCTGCGAGCCTTACCGGCCCGACGACGCCGTCAATCCGCTGTGCATCTACGGCAAGACCAAACTGGCCGGAGAGAACGCGCTGCGGGAACTGGCCCTGGACCGATTGAGCATCGTCCGCACGGCTTGGCTCTTCGGACCGGGGCGGACCAACTTCGTGAGCAAGATTCTCACCCTTGCCTCTCAGCGCGCCTCCTTGAACGTGGTCCACGATCAGGTCGGCTCTCCGACCTACACCCCGGATCTGGCCGAATACTCCGTGGAATTGCTCAAGACCGGAGAGAACGGGATATTTCACCTCGTGAACGGCGGCTGCGCCTCCTGGTGCGAGCTGGCCGCCTCCGCCGTGCAAGCCATGGGCCTGCAATGCGACGTTCACCCCATCACCTCGGACCAATATCCGCAAAAAGCCCGCCGCCCGGCCTATTCCGTGCTGAACACCGAATCCTTCACCGCGCTTACCGGCGTCAAACCTCGCCCCTGGCTCCACGGACTGCGGGAATACGTATTCCGCCACGTCTGCTGA
- a CDS encoding response regulator produces the protein MDKIEALLRQMRQTFLNEMGERCDRLEQKVIELERSPDDREVFEELYRGVHSLKGSGGTHGLHIITSICHQLENHLTEAAETCNFRSTCISKALAYFDLLRKVQHVAGEDEPDYAALEAELERLREPKEQRLIQVLMAEPSNIMRQVLNKALTDQPVQVAMVDDGIAAIELLMRQKFDIAVLARELVRLNGVAVVAAIRASKGRNANIPFILLTSNPETVPLNVTIDRVLPRDKHLMVEVLQTLTGMTGSQTDI, from the coding sequence ATGGACAAGATCGAAGCCCTGCTTAGGCAGATGCGGCAGACTTTCCTGAACGAAATGGGAGAGCGATGCGATCGACTGGAACAAAAGGTCATTGAACTTGAACGTTCTCCCGACGACCGCGAAGTGTTCGAGGAACTTTACCGCGGCGTACACAGCCTCAAAGGCTCGGGAGGAACCCATGGGCTGCACATCATCACGTCCATTTGTCACCAGCTTGAAAACCACCTCACGGAGGCCGCCGAAACCTGCAACTTTAGGAGCACCTGCATTTCCAAAGCCTTGGCCTACTTTGACCTCTTGCGAAAGGTTCAGCATGTGGCCGGCGAGGACGAACCGGACTACGCTGCTCTGGAAGCCGAGTTGGAACGCCTGCGGGAACCAAAAGAGCAACGGCTGATCCAGGTGCTGATGGCCGAACCTTCGAACATCATGCGCCAGGTTTTGAACAAGGCCCTGACGGATCAACCCGTACAGGTCGCCATGGTGGACGACGGGATCGCGGCCATTGAGCTGCTGATGCGCCAAAAGTTCGACATCGCGGTGCTGGCACGGGAGCTGGTCCGGCTCAACGGGGTGGCCGTAGTCGCGGCCATTCGCGCGTCCAAGGGCCGCAACGCCAACATTCCCTTCATCCTCCTGACCAGCAACCCGGAAACCGTGCCCCTCAATGTGACGATTGACAGGGTGCTGCCCAGGGACAAACACTTGATGGTCGAGGTGCTCCAGACCTTGACGGGGATGACCGGCTCCCAAACCGATATTTGA
- a CDS encoding branched-chain amino acid ABC transporter permease, translating to MEYYLQLFVNGLVVGSIYSLVALGFVIIYKATKVVNFAQGEMVMVGAYICFALTVQMGLPFLVSFLMTLFFSVILGLCIERVILRPLIGEPIISVIMVTVGLSTVLKSLVQLFWGTQIRVYPPILPTDPIWIAGVPVAPVYIAAFVLSALLFTVFSLFFKYSRTGIAMRATAMDQQAAQSMGIGVKNIFALSWCIAAVVSSIGGIILGNINGINAQLGHLGLKVFPAVILGGLDSLLGAALGGLIIGVLENVADGFMQQVFSLPGFKEVAAYVVLVIILMLRPYGLFGTHEIERV from the coding sequence ATGGAATACTATCTTCAACTCTTCGTGAACGGCCTCGTTGTCGGGAGCATCTACAGTCTGGTGGCCCTGGGTTTCGTGATCATCTACAAGGCGACCAAGGTTGTGAATTTCGCCCAGGGCGAGATGGTCATGGTCGGGGCATATATTTGCTTCGCCCTGACCGTGCAGATGGGCCTGCCGTTTCTGGTCTCCTTTCTGATGACCCTGTTTTTTTCCGTGATTCTCGGCTTGTGCATCGAGCGGGTGATTTTGCGTCCGCTGATCGGCGAACCGATCATCAGCGTGATCATGGTCACCGTGGGACTGTCCACGGTGCTCAAGTCCCTGGTCCAGCTGTTCTGGGGCACCCAGATCCGGGTCTATCCGCCCATCCTGCCCACGGACCCGATCTGGATCGCCGGGGTGCCGGTGGCGCCGGTGTACATCGCGGCCTTCGTCCTCTCCGCCCTGCTGTTCACCGTGTTCTCGCTGTTCTTCAAGTATTCCCGGACCGGCATCGCCATGCGGGCCACGGCCATGGATCAGCAGGCGGCCCAGTCCATGGGCATCGGCGTGAAGAACATCTTCGCCCTGTCCTGGTGCATCGCCGCGGTGGTGTCCAGCATCGGCGGAATCATCCTGGGCAACATCAACGGAATCAACGCCCAACTGGGCCACCTGGGGCTGAAGGTCTTTCCCGCGGTCATCCTCGGCGGACTGGACAGTCTGTTGGGCGCGGCCCTGGGCGGACTGATTATCGGCGTACTGGAAAACGTGGCCGACGGCTTCATGCAGCAGGTCTTCAGCCTGCCCGGCTTCAAGGAGGTCGCCGCCTACGTGGTCCTGGTGATCATCCTGATGTTGCGACCGTATGGTCTCTTCGGCACCCATGAGATCGAGCGGGTCTAA
- a CDS encoding response regulator translates to MRTLQKILYVEDEPDIQAVAKIALEMVGGFTLKACSSGQEALDSVKDFHPDLILLDVMMPGMDGPTTMRKLRDQPGMAAVPMVFMTAKVQPQEVQEYLAQGAKGVIAKPFDPMKLSEEVRAIWEQGHG, encoded by the coding sequence ATGCGTACGCTCCAAAAAATTCTCTACGTTGAAGACGAGCCGGACATTCAGGCCGTGGCCAAAATCGCCCTGGAAATGGTCGGGGGCTTCACGCTGAAAGCCTGCTCTTCGGGCCAGGAAGCCCTGGACTCCGTGAAGGATTTCCACCCGGACCTGATCCTGCTGGACGTGATGATGCCCGGCATGGACGGCCCGACCACCATGCGCAAACTGCGGGACCAGCCGGGCATGGCCGCCGTTCCGATGGTTTTTATGACCGCCAAAGTCCAACCCCAGGAAGTTCAAGAGTATCTTGCCCAAGGGGCCAAGGGCGTCATCGCCAAACCGTTCGACCCCATGAAACTGAGCGAAGAGGTCCGGGCCATTTGGGAGCAAGGCCATGGCTGA
- a CDS encoding diguanylate cyclase, translating into MAEDRTAAAEDQLRALREMFRQRLDTDIPELERLAETLFGREALHPPDTTDTGNTRLKELNQALHKLAGSAGTFGCPELGAAARDLEIRVQRWLEGEHPESSETRAAHAGVHALRGLVPTMQTVSETASEASQKTTPKSPLTKAPDSLPANAASKRQEESVEICLVEDDLELADNLKRAFGHFGYRVDHYERLPDAAEAMLHSPPDVLILDVTFHADGLNTIEQVALSPVYHDLHCPLIFLSDQDDFEVRVQAARVGAEGFFLKPLDIPKLIDRVELTVKHLQTFPYRLLIVDDDEDLASHYALVLRGAGMEAKALSAPKRILEVMKEFQPELVLMDVSMPGYSGMDLARVIRMHEQWTSLPIVYLSAETDRDRQLSALSSGGDDFLTKPIADHHLVAAVSVRAARMRQLNDLMVKDSLTGLLKHSRIKDLIAVEFARAKRDQTPLCVAMLDIDHFKNVNDTHGHTVGDQVIKALAHLLKQRLRKTDGIGRYGGEEFAAVLPRCEADSALELLNDIRERFKDIRFTADDQVFSVTLSAGVVTAARYPDASDLLSAADEALYEAKRGGRDQVCLGPGHMQKDR; encoded by the coding sequence ATGGCTGAGGACAGAACCGCCGCGGCTGAGGACCAGCTCCGGGCCTTGCGGGAAATGTTCCGTCAACGGCTGGACACTGATATCCCCGAACTGGAACGTCTTGCCGAAACGCTCTTTGGCCGGGAGGCTCTCCACCCCCCGGATACAACCGACACGGGCAACACCAGATTAAAGGAATTGAACCAGGCCCTGCACAAGCTGGCCGGTTCCGCCGGAACCTTCGGATGCCCGGAATTGGGAGCGGCGGCCCGTGACCTGGAAATTCGCGTCCAGAGATGGTTGGAAGGTGAACATCCGGAATCTTCTGAAACACGGGCCGCGCATGCCGGGGTCCATGCCCTGCGCGGCCTTGTTCCCACGATGCAAACCGTCTCGGAAACAGCATCGGAAGCATCACAAAAAACAACCCCAAAATCACCTCTGACAAAAGCCCCGGATTCGCTTCCAGCCAACGCGGCCTCGAAACGGCAAGAGGAATCCGTGGAGATCTGTCTCGTTGAGGACGACCTGGAACTCGCCGATAATCTCAAGCGGGCCTTCGGGCACTTCGGCTACCGGGTCGACCATTACGAACGACTACCTGATGCAGCGGAGGCCATGCTCCACAGCCCCCCTGACGTGCTGATCCTGGATGTGACCTTTCATGCCGACGGCCTGAACACCATCGAGCAGGTCGCCTTGTCCCCGGTATATCACGACCTACACTGCCCGCTGATCTTCCTGTCCGACCAGGACGACTTCGAAGTCCGGGTCCAGGCCGCCCGGGTCGGGGCCGAAGGCTTTTTTCTCAAGCCCCTGGACATTCCCAAGCTCATCGACCGGGTGGAGCTGACCGTGAAGCACCTCCAAACCTTCCCGTATCGGCTGTTGATCGTAGACGACGATGAAGACTTGGCCAGCCATTACGCCCTGGTCCTTCGCGGTGCCGGCATGGAAGCCAAGGCCCTTTCCGCTCCCAAACGCATCCTGGAAGTCATGAAAGAGTTTCAACCGGAATTGGTTCTGATGGACGTTTCCATGCCCGGATACAGCGGGATGGACCTGGCCAGAGTGATCAGGATGCACGAGCAATGGACCAGTTTGCCCATCGTCTATCTCTCGGCGGAAACGGACAGGGACCGACAACTGTCAGCCTTAAGCAGCGGCGGGGACGACTTTCTGACCAAGCCCATCGCGGACCATCATCTGGTGGCCGCTGTTTCCGTGCGGGCTGCCCGGATGCGCCAACTCAACGACCTGATGGTCAAAGACAGCCTGACCGGCCTGCTCAAGCACTCCCGAATCAAAGATCTGATTGCCGTGGAGTTCGCCCGGGCCAAGCGGGACCAAACGCCCCTGTGCGTAGCGATGCTGGATATCGACCACTTCAAGAACGTCAACGACACCCATGGCCACACAGTGGGGGACCAGGTCATCAAGGCTCTGGCCCACCTGCTGAAGCAACGGCTGCGCAAGACCGACGGCATCGGCCGTTACGGCGGCGAAGAATTCGCCGCGGTCCTGCCCCGATGCGAGGCTGACTCGGCCTTGGAATTGCTTAACGATATTCGCGAACGATTCAAAGATATTCGCTTCACCGCTGACGACCAGGTTTTCTCCGTGACCCTCAGCGCCGGCGTGGTCACGGCCGCGCGGTATCCAGACGCCTCGGACCTCCTGTCGGCCGCGGACGAAGCCCTCTATGAAGCCAAACGCGGAGGCCGGGACCAAGTCTGTCTCGGTCCCGGCCACATGCAAAAGGATAGATGA